In one window of Erinaceus europaeus chromosome 17, mEriEur2.1, whole genome shotgun sequence DNA:
- the CCND1 gene encoding G1/S-specific cyclin-D1 isoform X2 codes for MAHQLLCCEADAVRRAHRDANLLTDRVLRALLRAEETGAPAAGYFQCAQGGGLPAARKVCEEQKCEEAVFPLAVSYLDRFLALEPVPKSRLQLLGAGCMFVASKMQETVPLTAEKLCVYADHAIRPRELLRMELVLVNKLEWNLAATTPHDFIEHFLAKMPLAEDSKRVIRRHAQTFVALCATDIKFISSPPSMVAAGSVVAAVQGLHLGSANSFLSYPHLTHFLSTVIKCDPDCLRACQEQIEALLESSLRQAQHSLDPKAAEEQPGLACTPTDVRDVSI; via the exons ATGGCGCACCAGCTGCTGTGCTGCGAGGCGGACGCCGTGCGCCGAGCCCACCGGGACGCGAACCTGCTGACCGACCGCGTGCTGCGCGCGCTACTGCGGGCCGAGGAGACGGGCGCGCCGGCCGCCGGCTACTTCCAGTGCGCGCAGGGGGGCGGGCTGCCCGCGGCGCGCAAG GTGTGCGAGGAGCAGAAGTGCGAGGAGGCCGTGTTCCCGCTGGCCGTCAGCTACCTGGACCGCTTCCTGGCGCTCGAACCCGTGCCCAAGAGccgcctgcagctgctgggcgcCGGCTGCATGTTCGTGGCCTCCAAGATGCAGGAGACCGTCCCGCTGACGGCCGAGAAGCTGTGCGTGTACGCCGACCACGCCATCCGGCCCCGCGAGCTGCTG CGCATGGAGCTGGTCCTGGTGAACAAGCTCGAGTGGAACCTGGCGGCCACCACGCCCCACGACTTCATCGAGCACTTTCTGGCCAAGATGCCACTGGCCGAGGACAGCAAGCGGGTCATCCGCCGGCACGCACAGACGTTCGTGGCCCTGTGCGCCACAG atATCAAGTTCATCTCCAGCCCGCCCTCCATGGTGGCGGCAGGCAGCGTGGTGGCCGCCGTCCAGGGCCTGCACCTGGGCAGTGCCAACAGCTTTCTGTCCTACCCCCACCtcacacacttcctctccacagTCATCAAGTGTGACCCG GACTGCCTCCGCGCCTGCCAGGAGCAGATCGAAGCCCTGCTGGAGTCCAGCCTGCGCCAGGCCCAGCACAGCCTGGACCCCAAGGCGGCCGAGGAACAGCCGGGCCTGGCCTGCACGCCCACCGACGTCCGGGACGTGAGCATCTGA
- the CCND1 gene encoding G1/S-specific cyclin-D1 isoform X1 produces the protein MAHQLLCCEADAVRRAHRDANLLTDRVLRALLRAEETGAPAAGYFQCAQGGGLPAARKVLTAWMLEVCEEQKCEEAVFPLAVSYLDRFLALEPVPKSRLQLLGAGCMFVASKMQETVPLTAEKLCVYADHAIRPRELLRMELVLVNKLEWNLAATTPHDFIEHFLAKMPLAEDSKRVIRRHAQTFVALCATDIKFISSPPSMVAAGSVVAAVQGLHLGSANSFLSYPHLTHFLSTVIKCDPDCLRACQEQIEALLESSLRQAQHSLDPKAAEEQPGLACTPTDVRDVSI, from the exons ATGGCGCACCAGCTGCTGTGCTGCGAGGCGGACGCCGTGCGCCGAGCCCACCGGGACGCGAACCTGCTGACCGACCGCGTGCTGCGCGCGCTACTGCGGGCCGAGGAGACGGGCGCGCCGGCCGCCGGCTACTTCCAGTGCGCGCAGGGGGGCGGGCTGCCCGCGGCGCGCAAGGTGCTCACGGCCTGGATGCTCGAG GTGTGCGAGGAGCAGAAGTGCGAGGAGGCCGTGTTCCCGCTGGCCGTCAGCTACCTGGACCGCTTCCTGGCGCTCGAACCCGTGCCCAAGAGccgcctgcagctgctgggcgcCGGCTGCATGTTCGTGGCCTCCAAGATGCAGGAGACCGTCCCGCTGACGGCCGAGAAGCTGTGCGTGTACGCCGACCACGCCATCCGGCCCCGCGAGCTGCTG CGCATGGAGCTGGTCCTGGTGAACAAGCTCGAGTGGAACCTGGCGGCCACCACGCCCCACGACTTCATCGAGCACTTTCTGGCCAAGATGCCACTGGCCGAGGACAGCAAGCGGGTCATCCGCCGGCACGCACAGACGTTCGTGGCCCTGTGCGCCACAG atATCAAGTTCATCTCCAGCCCGCCCTCCATGGTGGCGGCAGGCAGCGTGGTGGCCGCCGTCCAGGGCCTGCACCTGGGCAGTGCCAACAGCTTTCTGTCCTACCCCCACCtcacacacttcctctccacagTCATCAAGTGTGACCCG GACTGCCTCCGCGCCTGCCAGGAGCAGATCGAAGCCCTGCTGGAGTCCAGCCTGCGCCAGGCCCAGCACAGCCTGGACCCCAAGGCGGCCGAGGAACAGCCGGGCCTGGCCTGCACGCCCACCGACGTCCGGGACGTGAGCATCTGA